A genomic segment from Coccinella septempunctata chromosome 3, icCocSept1.1, whole genome shotgun sequence encodes:
- the LOC123308909 gene encoding phosphoribosylformylglycinamidine synthase, whose protein sequence is MVVCGSIIRLYQSAFPEGKRSDLLKKLQEKHTFIHNIQVELCYHIEVSSELSEQELKVLKWILKSPLEVSDLSGSPNLKNDEGKLLIEIGPRFNFSTSNSTNAVSICQNLGLHQVVRLEVSRRYSISYNPSVEINKDKKFEIAALLHDKMTECIYTAENIPKLSFNEKLTKKENIYEVDVLNLGKKALQAIDAELGLAFDESDLEYYTQLFRDVLKRNPTNVECFDLAQSNSEHSRHWFFKGKMVIDGKEYEESLIDMIIKTQDFTNKNNVIKFSDNSSAIKGFSNISLRPVHSGKASELRSTSTNSHLIFTAETHNFPTGVAPFSGATTGTGGRIRDVQSVGRGGHCIAGTAGYSVGNLNIPGYDLPWEDATFQYPSNFAPPLEILVEASNGASDYGNKFGEPLIAGFVRSFGLVDSNNERKEWIKPIMFSGGIGSMEADMVDKLPAEKGHQIIKIGGPAYRIGVGGGSASSVEVQGDNSAELDFNAVQRGDAEMEQKLNRVVRACLELGDKNPIISIHDQGAGGNGNVLKELVEPAGGIIYFDRFELGDPTMNALELWGAEYQENNALLCRQNDLNILRDICKRERCPINIVGEVTGSGKVVFSMDEKQTVVPFNLELDHVLGKMPRKVFTLTRKTSILKPLELQPSISIYRCLERVLRLPSVSSKRYLTSKVDRCVTGLVAQQQCVGPLHTPLADVAVTALNHFGYEGIASSIGEQPIKGLVNCAAGARMTVAEALSNLVFAVITDIRDIKCSGNWMWPAKLPGEGAALFDTCKAMCEIMCKLGIAIDGGKDSLSMAARVGQEVVKAPGTLVVSTYAPCPDVRKVVTPDLKAPSMGKTGTLLFVDLSHDQHRLGGSALAQTFKQIGDECPDVESVEDLSNAFKATQRLIRDGAVLAGHDVSDGGLIVCLLEMCFGGMSGMEISINYRQGNAISILFNEEVGWVLEVLEDDLDHCLHIFKEMGVPVFNIGRSVGYGIESKISIIVNNSCLESRVLPLMKMWEETSYHLELQQTTKSCAESEYNSLAQRKGPSYKLTFDPDLAFSKPDREVRVAVIREEGSNGDREMAAAFVRVGFKVWDVTMHDLLSGDADLNDYRGVIFPGGFSYADVLGSAKGWAANILFNDKLRKQFDQFYARPDTFSLGVCNGCQLMALIGWIGKLDNSHLKPDIYLDHNKSGRFECRWNTVKIEKSNSIMLKDMEDSIFGVWVAHGEGRFTFKNDKIYDELISNNCIALRYVDDDCNPTEEYPMNPNGSIGGLAGICSKNGRHLAMMPHPERCVQPFQWPYMPPDWVNYHASPWERMFKNAYLWCLDNAQNC, encoded by the exons ATGGTTGTGTGCGGTTCAATCATAAGACTGTATCAGTCGGCATTTCCTGAAGGAAAAAGAAGtgatttattgaagaaattacaagagaagcATACTTTTATTCATAATATTCAAGTTGAATTATGTTACCACATTGAAGTCAGCAGTGAACTATCAGAACAAGAACTTAAAGTTCTGAAATGGATCTTAAAGTCTCCACTAGAAGTTTCGGATCTATCAGGATCAcccaatttgaaaaatgatGAGGGAAAATTGTTGATTGAAATAGGACCAAGGTttaatttttcaacttcaaactcCACAAACGCTGTATCCATATGCCAGAACTTGGGGTTACATCAAGTTGTGAGGCTAGAAGTCTCCCGAAGGTATTCGATAAGCTATAACCCCTCCGTTGAAATAAACAAGGATAAAAAATTTGAGATAGCTGCACTCCTGCATGATAAAATGACTGAATGCATTTATACTGCAGAAAATATCCCAAAGTTGAGTTTTAACGAGAAATTAACTAAGAAAGAGAACATATATGAGGTTGATGTGTTGAATTTGGGCAAGAAAGCATTACAAGCCATAGACGCTGAATTAGGATTAGCTTTTGATGAATCTGATTTAGAATACTATACACAATTGTTCAGAGATGTACTTAAGAGAAACCCAACGAATGTCGAATGTTTTGATTTAGCTCAATCGAATAGTGAGCACAGCAGGCACTGGTTTTTCAAAGGAAAAATGGTAATAGATGGCAAAGAGTACGAGGAATCCTTGATCGACATGATAATCAAAACACAAGATTTCACCAATAAAAATAATGTGATCAAATTCAGTGATAACAGCAG tgccatcaaaggattcTCCAACATTTCATTAAGGCCTGTGCATTCTGGAAAAGCGTCAGAACTTCGTTCAACTTCAACTAACTCCCATTTGATATTCACAGCGGAAACTCATAATTTTCCAACTGGGGTAGCACCCTTCAGTGGGGCCACCACAGGTACTGGAGGAAGAATAAGGGATGTACAAAGTGTGGGCAGAGGTGGTCATTGCATAGCAGGGACAGCCGGTTATTCTGTGGGGAATTTGAATATACCTG GTTATGATTTACCTTGGGAGGATGCCACATTCCAATACCCGTCAAACTTTGCCCCACCACTGGAAATTCTGGTTGAAGCCAGTAACGGGGCCTCCGACTATGGTAATAAATTCGGCGAACCCCTAATAGCTGGCTTTGTCAGGTCTTTCGGACTGGTGGATTCCAACAATGAAAGAAAAGAATGGATCAAACCTATAATGTTCAGCGGTGGCATAGGCAGTATGGAAGCCGATATGGTCGATAAGCTGCCAGCCGAAAAGGGCCACCAAATAATTAAAATTGGCGGACCTGCCTATAGGATTGGCGTGGGTGGTGGTTCGGCCAGTTCTGTTGAAGTCCAAGGGGATAATAGCGCGGAACTGGATTTCAATGCTGTGCAGAGAG GTGATGCTGAAATGGAACAAAAACTCAATCGGGTAGTGAGAGCGTGTCTTGAACTCGGAGATAAAAATCCAATCATCAGTATACATGACCAGGGAGCAGGAGGCAACGGTAACGTGCTGAAGGAACTGGTAGAACCCGCCGGTGGTATAATTTATTTCGATAGGTTCGAATTGGGTGATCCGACGATGAATGCTTTGGAACTTTGGGGTGCTGAATATCAGGAAAACAACGCCCTTTTGTGTAGACAAAACGACCTAAACATTCTTCGGGACATTTGTAAGAGGGAGAGGTGTCCCATTAACATTGTTGGTGAAGTAACTGGTAGTGGAAAAGTTGTCTTCTCTATGGATGAAAAACAGACTGTTGTACCTTTCAATTTAGAATTGGATCATGTATTAG GTAAAATGCCTAGAAAGGTTTTTACTCTAACAAGGAAAACGAGCATATTGAAACCTTTAGAATTACAACCTAGCATTTCAATCTACAGATGTTTAGAAAGAGTGCTCAGGCTTCCCTCAGTAAGCAGTAAGAGATACCTCACCAGTAAAGTGGATCGTTGTGTTACTGGACTTGTTGCACAACAGCAGTGTGTTGGGCCGTTGCATACACCACTGGCGGATGTGGCAGTTACAGCCTTGAATCATTTCGGTTAT GAAGGTATAGCCTCTTCGATAGGAGAACAACCGATCAAAGGCTTGGTGAACTGTGCCGCCGGTGCAAGAATGACAGTGGCGGAAGCTCTAAGTAACCTGGTATTCGCAGTCATAACCGATATCAGAGACATCAAATGTAGTGGAAACTGGATGTGGCCAGCTAAGTTGCCAGGAGAAGGCGCTGCACTCTTCGACACTTGCAAAGCCATGTGCGAAATAATGTGCAAGCTAG GAATCGCCATCGACGGTGGTAAGGATTCGCTCAGTATGGCGGCTAGGGTAGGCCAAGAAGTGGTCAAGGCTCCAGGCACTCTAGTAGTATCAACGTATGCTCCGTGTCCTGACGTTCGAAAAGTGGTCACTCCAGATTTGAAGGCCCCCTCCATGGGAAAAACCGGCACCCTCCTCTTCGTGGACCTTTCACACGATCAGCATCGTCTGGGTGGTTCTGCCCTGGCTCAAACGTTCAAACAAATCGGCGACGAATGTCCAGATGTCGAGTCGGTGGAAGATCTATCCAACGCTTTCAAGGCTACCCAAAGATTGATCAGAGACGGCGCTGTTTTGGCTGGACACGATGTGAGCGATGGTGGTCTTATCGTTTGCTTGTTGGAGATGTGTTTTGGAGGAATGAGCGGTATGGAGATCTCGATAAATTACCGTCAGGGTAACGCCATATCGATTCTGTTCAACGAGGAGGTTGGCTGGGTTCTGGAAGTCTTGGAGGATGACTTGGATCATTGTTTACACATATTCAAG GAAATGGGTGTTCCTGTGTTCAATATTGGAAGGAGCGTAGGTTATGGCATCGAATCTAAAATAAGCATTATCGTGAATAATTCCTGCCTTGAAAGTCGCGTTCTGCCGCTGATGAAAATGTGGGAAGAAACAAGTTATCACCTAGAACTTCAACAAACCACAAAATCTTGTGCTGAATCAGAGTACAACTCTTTGGCGCAGAGGAAAGGGCCGAGTTACAAACTAACTTTCGATCCAGATTTGGCATTCAGCAAACCCGATAGGGAAGTAAGAGTGGCGGTAATAAGGGAAGAAGGTTCGAATGGCGATAGAGAGATGGCAGCAGCATTCGTTAGAGTAGGATTCAAGGTTTGGGATGTCACCATGCATGATTTGTTATCGGGAGATGCTGATTTGAACGATTACAGAGGAGTCATTTTTCCTGGTGGATTCAGTTATGCAG ATGTTCTTGGCTCTGCAAAAGGATGGGCAGCTAATATACTCTTCAACGACAAGTTGCGGAAACAATTTGATCAATTTTATGCCCGACCCGACACATTCAGCCTGGGTGTATGTAACGGTTGTCAATTGATGGCCCTGATAGGATGGATTGGAAAATTGGACAATTCACATTTAAAACCGGACATATATCTCGATCACAACAAATCTGGTAGATTCGAATGCAGATGGAATACGGTCAAG atcgaGAAATCCAACTCGATTATGCTGAAAGATATGGAAGATTCCATTTTTGGAGTATGGGTAGCACACGGTGAAGGCAGATTCACttttaaaaatgataaaatttaTGATGAACTGATTAGTAACAATTGCATTGCCTTAAGATATGTTGACGATGATTGTAATCCCACTGAGGAATATCCTATGAATCCAAATGGTAGTATTGGAGGTTTAGCTGGAATATGTTCGAAGAATGGGAGACATTTAGCCATGATGCCTCATCCAGAGAGATGTGTTCAACCATTCCAGTGGCCCTACATGCCTCCAGATTGGGTCAATTACCATGCTAGTCCATGGGAGAGAATGTTCAAAAATGCATATTTATGGTGCTTAGATAATGCTCAGAATTGTTAG